A genomic window from Flavobacterium sp. I3-2 includes:
- a CDS encoding reprolysin-like metallopeptidase, which produces MSNKTKLLALFFLFFSTITVFAQSNQWKSIDEKKLSEKEKMPRGNHPTSSQLFEVNLISLTNQLLSAPDDETNNSSTTYVNFPDGNGNISSFEIFKSQMLEPELAAQYPNIHNFTGINKKDPSNVIKISITPAFGMHIMGYDGQGTTYYIDTYTTDFNSYIFYKRNDIQNSNSNFRCLVEPNNANIEENEITSENQILSTDNKFRRYRLAMACTTEYAAFHVNAAPNNVPQSTEAQKKSIVLSAMNVTVNRLNSIYERDLAIRLVLVANNSNIIFITSDNFNNWEAYDLIDQSQSVITNTIGSANFDIGHTVSTGGGGLASPAPCNSSSKANGITGSFNPVGDPFDIDYVAHEVGHQFGANHTFNGTTGSCGGGNRNLATAVEPGSGTTIMAYAGICGDNINVQQNSDAYFHQTSIREIVSFLQSNWNNCATLISSTNPTPVITSTSGNRTIPHSTPFILTTTATDTNNPNSLTYTWEQTNTQSSTQPPVATSSTGPNFRSLSPTTNSSRSFPSTATVLAGTTNSNGVVPSTWERLPSVARTMSFATTVRDNNATSGGQTKSADVTITFANAGPFVITYPNNITTTTEPNWSVGQQKTITWNVAGTTANGINTSNVNILMSEDNGQTYPFVVGSNVPNNGSYTITVPALTNGNSFARIKIEAVGNIFYTVSKPIGINITAANENFDFEDFSLYPNPTTDKVTISFNSNTGNEITMEVFDIRGRKLNSYNIENTGFISTEVNLANYESGIYLISIKDGVNQATKKVIKK; this is translated from the coding sequence ATGTCAAATAAAACTAAATTATTAGCATTATTCTTTTTATTTTTCTCAACAATAACAGTTTTTGCCCAAAGTAATCAATGGAAATCAATTGATGAAAAAAAACTTTCTGAAAAAGAAAAGATGCCAAGAGGAAACCACCCTACTTCTTCTCAACTTTTTGAAGTTAACCTAATTAGCTTAACAAATCAACTTTTAAGTGCGCCCGATGATGAAACAAATAATTCATCAACCACTTATGTTAATTTTCCTGATGGGAATGGTAACATTTCAAGTTTTGAAATTTTCAAATCACAAATGTTAGAACCTGAGTTAGCAGCTCAATACCCAAACATTCACAACTTTACAGGAATTAATAAAAAAGACCCTTCAAATGTAATCAAAATCAGTATTACTCCTGCCTTTGGTATGCATATTATGGGATATGATGGTCAAGGTACTACATATTACATAGATACTTATACAACTGATTTTAATTCATATATTTTTTACAAAAGAAATGATATTCAAAATTCAAATTCAAACTTTAGATGTTTAGTTGAACCAAATAATGCAAACATAGAAGAAAATGAAATTACTTCTGAAAATCAAATCTTAAGTACTGATAACAAATTCAGAAGATATCGTCTAGCTATGGCTTGTACTACAGAATATGCAGCCTTTCATGTAAACGCTGCACCTAATAACGTTCCTCAATCAACAGAAGCTCAAAAGAAAAGTATCGTATTATCTGCAATGAATGTTACAGTAAACAGATTAAATTCTATTTACGAAAGAGATTTAGCCATTCGTTTGGTTTTAGTAGCTAACAATAGTAATATTATTTTTATTACTAGTGATAATTTCAACAATTGGGAAGCATACGATTTAATTGACCAAAGTCAATCTGTTATTACAAATACAATCGGAAGTGCAAATTTCGACATCGGGCACACAGTAAGTACTGGTGGCGGTGGTCTTGCATCTCCAGCCCCTTGTAATTCTAGTAGTAAAGCAAACGGTATTACAGGTTCATTTAATCCAGTTGGAGACCCATTTGATATTGATTATGTAGCACACGAAGTTGGTCATCAATTTGGAGCTAATCATACATTTAATGGCACTACTGGATCATGTGGTGGCGGAAATAGAAATTTAGCAACTGCTGTGGAACCTGGAAGTGGAACTACAATTATGGCTTATGCTGGAATTTGTGGAGATAATATCAATGTACAACAAAACTCAGATGCTTATTTTCATCAAACTAGTATTCGCGAAATTGTAAGTTTTTTACAATCAAACTGGAACAACTGCGCAACATTAATCTCTTCAACAAATCCAACACCAGTTATCACATCAACTTCTGGTAACAGAACTATTCCACATTCAACACCATTTATACTAACTACAACTGCAACAGATACAAATAATCCAAACAGTTTAACTTATACTTGGGAACAAACCAACACGCAATCATCAACTCAACCTCCTGTTGCAACTTCAAGTACAGGTCCAAATTTTAGATCATTAAGTCCAACAACAAATTCTTCAAGATCATTTCCTTCTACAGCAACCGTTTTAGCAGGAACTACTAACTCGAACGGAGTTGTTCCAAGCACTTGGGAGAGATTGCCTTCTGTAGCTAGAACCATGTCTTTTGCTACAACGGTAAGAGATAATAACGCAACAAGTGGTGGACAAACAAAATCTGCTGATGTGACTATTACATTTGCAAACGCTGGCCCATTTGTTATAACATATCCTAACAATATTACAACGACTACAGAACCAAATTGGTCAGTTGGTCAGCAAAAAACAATTACTTGGAATGTTGCAGGAACAACAGCAAATGGAATTAACACATCAAATGTTAATATTCTTATGTCAGAAGATAATGGTCAAACTTATCCATTTGTTGTTGGATCAAACGTTCCTAACAATGGTAGTTACACGATAACCGTTCCTGCTTTGACAAACGGAAATAGTTTTGCTCGTATTAAAATTGAAGCCGTAGGAAACATTTTCTACACAGTATCAAAACCAATTGGAATTAACATTACAGCTGCAAATGAAAATTTTGATTTTGAAGATTTCTCATTATATCCAAACCCAACAACTGATAAGGTTACCATTTCATTTAATTCAAATACTGGAAATGAAATAACGATGGAAGTTTTTGATATTAGAGGTCGTAAATTGAATTCTTATAATATAGAAAACACAGGTTTTATATCTACTGAAGTCAACCTAGCCAACTATGAATCAGGAATTTATTTAATTTCAATAAAAGATGGTGTAAACCAAGCCACAAAAAAAGTTATTAAAAAATAA
- a CDS encoding reprolysin-like metallopeptidase has product MKKKSHYLYLVFVIFSIFTSSAQNVQWIKTNEKELRDIEKLPRKNSPNEFTLFKVNLNSLIDQLILAPVDYSSSVSNVFINFPDANGNISAFEIYNSPMLEPELANKYPNIQNFTGINKKDPTNIIKISITPAFGMHIMGYDGEGTTYYVDTFTTDFNSFIYYKKKNIVNKNTNFTCNIKANDSNHSFENENFENQILSVDNKFRTFRLALACTTQYAAYHVNNAPSNIPQTTEAEKKAIVLSAMNVTVNRINAIYERDLSTRLILVSNNDTIIFINSDDFTDSENADLAGENQVIITNVIGSSNFDLGHVVSIGDGGEAALGSVCNNSFKATAMTGSSNPIGDPFDIDYVAHEIGHQFGANHTFNGTTGSCGGGNRNLPTAVEPGSGTTIMSYAGICGDEINVQQNSDAYFNQISIREIVDFLQSSQNNCATIISSSNPTPVITSTSGNRTIPHSTPFILTTTATDSNNPNSLTYTWEQTNNQSSTQPPVATSSTGPNFRSIAPTSNSSRSFPSTATVLAGTSNSDGVVSTTWEKLPSVARNMSFATTVRDNNATNGGQTTSADIQITFANVGPFVITYPNNITTTTEPNWSVGEQKTITWNVAGTTANGINTSNVNILMSEDNGQTYPFVVGSNVPNNGSYTITVPALTDASSFAHVKIEAVGNIFYTVSKPIEINITAGKKDFEFENLKIYPNPTTDNVSISFNSNTGNEITIEVYDIRGRKLNIYNIENSGLISTEVNLDQYESGIYLFTIKDGANQATKKVIKK; this is encoded by the coding sequence ATGAAAAAAAAATCTCATTATCTTTACCTAGTATTTGTAATATTTTCAATTTTTACAAGTTCTGCTCAAAATGTTCAATGGATAAAAACAAATGAAAAAGAACTTAGAGATATTGAAAAATTACCACGAAAAAATTCTCCAAATGAATTCACTTTATTTAAAGTAAATTTAAACTCTTTAATTGATCAATTAATCTTAGCACCTGTAGACTATAGCAGTTCAGTTTCAAATGTATTCATCAATTTTCCAGATGCCAATGGAAATATTTCTGCTTTCGAAATTTACAATTCACCAATGCTTGAACCCGAACTAGCAAATAAATATCCAAATATTCAAAATTTTACTGGCATCAATAAAAAAGACCCAACTAATATCATAAAAATCAGCATTACTCCAGCTTTTGGAATGCACATAATGGGCTATGACGGCGAAGGAACAACTTACTATGTAGACACTTTTACAACAGATTTCAATTCATTTATTTATTACAAAAAAAAGAATATCGTCAACAAAAACACAAACTTTACTTGCAACATTAAAGCTAACGACTCAAATCATTCATTTGAAAACGAAAATTTTGAAAATCAAATCTTAAGTGTTGATAATAAATTCAGAACTTTCAGATTAGCATTAGCTTGTACAACTCAATACGCAGCGTATCATGTAAATAACGCCCCAAGCAACATTCCGCAAACTACAGAAGCTGAAAAAAAAGCAATTGTTTTATCCGCTATGAATGTAACCGTTAACAGAATCAATGCTATTTACGAAAGAGATTTATCAACTCGTTTAATTCTAGTTAGTAACAACGATACAATAATATTTATAAATTCTGACGATTTTACAGATAGTGAGAATGCCGATTTAGCAGGAGAAAATCAAGTAATTATAACAAATGTAATTGGTAGCTCAAATTTTGATTTAGGTCACGTTGTAAGTATTGGAGATGGCGGAGAAGCTGCATTAGGTTCAGTGTGTAATAATTCTTTTAAAGCCACTGCAATGACGGGTTCTTCGAATCCTATAGGCGATCCTTTTGACATTGATTATGTTGCTCATGAAATTGGGCATCAATTTGGAGCAAATCATACTTTCAATGGAACTACTGGATCTTGCGGTGGCGGAAACAGAAATTTACCAACTGCTGTTGAACCTGGAAGTGGCACAACAATAATGTCTTACGCTGGAATTTGTGGAGATGAAATTAATGTACAACAAAACTCAGACGCCTATTTTAATCAAATAAGCATTAGAGAAATTGTCGATTTCTTACAATCAAGTCAAAATAACTGTGCAACAATAATCTCTTCATCAAACCCGACACCAGTAATCACATCAACTTCTGGAAACAGAACCATTCCACATTCAACACCTTTCATATTAACAACAACAGCTACGGACTCCAATAATCCAAATAGCTTAACTTACACTTGGGAACAAACTAATAACCAATCATCAACACAACCACCTGTGGCAACTTCAAGTACAGGTCCAAATTTTAGATCAATTGCACCAACTAGTAATTCATCAAGATCTTTTCCTTCTACAGCAACCGTTTTAGCAGGAACATCAAACAGTGATGGTGTAGTTTCAACTACATGGGAAAAATTACCTTCAGTAGCTAGAAACATGTCATTTGCAACTACAGTTCGAGATAATAACGCAACTAATGGTGGACAAACCACTTCTGCTGATATACAAATTACTTTTGCTAATGTTGGTCCATTTGTTATAACATATCCTAATAATATTACAACAACTACAGAACCAAACTGGTCAGTTGGAGAACAAAAAACAATTACTTGGAATGTTGCAGGAACAACAGCAAATGGAATAAACACATCAAATGTTAACATTCTAATGTCTGAAGATAATGGTCAAACATATCCATTTGTTGTTGGATCAAATGTACCTAACAACGGTAGCTACACCATAACCGTTCCAGCGTTAACAGACGCAAGCAGTTTTGCTCATGTTAAAATCGAAGCTGTAGGAAACATCTTCTACACGGTATCTAAACCTATTGAAATAAATATTACGGCTGGAAAAAAAGATTTTGAGTTTGAAAACCTAAAAATTTATCCAAACCCAACTACTGATAATGTTTCCATTTCATTTAATTCAAATACTGGAAATGAAATAACAATTGAAGTTTATGATATTAGAGGTCGTAAATTAAATATTTATAACATTGAAAACTCAGGTTTAATTTCGACTGAAGTTAATCTAGATCAATATGAATCAGGTATTTATCTATTTACAATTAAAGATGGTGCAAACCAAGCTACCAAAAAAGTAATCAAAAAATAA
- a CDS encoding HD domain-containing protein: MNKIEQTISFVKQELQNAESGHDWFHIERVYKNALNIIEKEDANKEVVLYAALLHDIADSKFHQGDETVGPKKAASFLESISVNPEIIDHVVKIIENISFKGGNFQRNFNSIELNIVQDADRLDAIGAIGIARTFNYGGFKNNSIHDPEMAPKMNMAKEEYKNHKGTTINHFYEKLLLLKDLMNTETGKEIAKQRHDFMLLFLSQFYSEWDGEL; the protein is encoded by the coding sequence ATGAATAAGATAGAACAAACGATTAGTTTTGTAAAACAGGAATTGCAAAATGCAGAATCTGGACACGATTGGTTTCATATTGAGCGTGTTTATAAAAATGCATTAAATATAATTGAAAAAGAAGATGCTAATAAGGAAGTTGTATTATATGCAGCTTTGCTTCATGATATTGCCGATAGTAAATTTCATCAAGGTGATGAAACTGTCGGTCCTAAAAAAGCGGCTTCGTTTTTAGAGTCAATTTCTGTCAATCCCGAAATAATAGATCATGTAGTAAAAATCATCGAAAATATTTCTTTTAAAGGTGGAAATTTTCAACGTAATTTTAACTCAATCGAATTAAATATTGTTCAAGATGCAGATCGACTTGATGCTATCGGTGCGATCGGAATTGCTAGAACATTTAATTATGGAGGGTTTAAAAATAATTCAATCCACGATCCTGAAATGGCTCCTAAAATGAATATGGCGAAAGAAGAATATAAAAATCATAAGGGAACTACGATAAATCATTTTTATGAAAAATTATTACTTCTTAAAGATTTAATGAATACCGAAACAGGTAAAGAAATTGCAAAACAAAGACATGATTTTATGTTGTTGTTTTTGTCACAGTTTTATTCAGAATGGGATGGAGAATTATAA
- a CDS encoding acyl-ACP desaturase yields MSIKNVRLEVMQFLEKNIDSFVENYLIPVEKIWQPSDLLPDSESENFLEEVKELREYAKELPYDFWVVMVGDTITEEALPTYESWLLDVEGVDQRGGEDGSGNGWAKWIRHWTGEENRHGDLLNKYLYLSGRVNMKEVEITTHHLINDGFDPGTDSDPYKNFVFTSFQELATYVSHNRVAQMAKKHGDHKLSKICRLIAGDEMRHHHAYSEFVDRIFKVDPSEMMLAFHYMMKKKITMPANLIRESGGKIGDAFHNFSDSAQRIGVYTSMDYVDILEKLINRWEIDKINNLTDDAEKARDYLMKLPARMAKLADRMKVAEESHVFKWVTPAIIK; encoded by the coding sequence ATGTCAATAAAAAATGTGCGTTTAGAAGTAATGCAATTTCTGGAAAAAAATATAGATAGTTTTGTAGAAAATTATTTAATTCCAGTTGAAAAAATTTGGCAACCATCGGATTTATTACCTGATTCAGAAAGTGAAAATTTTTTAGAAGAAGTAAAAGAATTACGTGAGTATGCTAAAGAATTGCCTTACGACTTCTGGGTTGTGATGGTAGGCGACACAATTACAGAAGAAGCATTACCAACTTATGAATCGTGGTTGTTAGATGTTGAAGGTGTAGATCAAAGAGGTGGTGAAGACGGAAGTGGTAACGGTTGGGCAAAATGGATTCGTCATTGGACCGGAGAAGAAAATCGTCATGGAGATTTGTTAAATAAATATTTATATTTATCAGGTCGTGTGAATATGAAAGAGGTTGAAATTACTACGCATCATTTGATAAACGATGGGTTTGATCCAGGAACAGATAGTGATCCATATAAGAATTTTGTATTTACAAGTTTTCAAGAATTAGCTACTTATGTCTCACATAATCGTGTTGCACAAATGGCTAAAAAACATGGTGATCATAAGTTATCAAAAATCTGTAGATTAATTGCAGGGGATGAAATGCGTCATCATCATGCTTATTCAGAATTTGTTGATCGAATTTTTAAAGTAGATCCATCTGAAATGATGTTGGCTTTCCATTATATGATGAAAAAGAAAATCACGATGCCAGCAAACTTAATTCGTGAATCTGGCGGAAAAATTGGGGATGCTTTTCATAATTTTTCTGATTCTGCTCAAAGAATAGGTGTTTATACGTCAATGGATTATGTAGATATTTTAGAAAAATTAATCAACCGATGGGAAATTGATAAAATCAATAATCTTACCGATGATGCAGAAAAAGCTCGTGATTATTTAATGAAATTACCAGCACGTATGGCTAAATTAGCTGACAGAATGAAGGTTGCAGAAGAATCTCATGTGTTTAAATGGGTAACTCCGGCTATAATAAAGTAA
- a CDS encoding lysophospholipid acyltransferase family protein → MEKIISYPISAIFYLLLGLCLVIFQPIQWVCYKFFGYQVHNQSVVVLNWFLLRCVNVLGTTVSAKNVDLIPNDKPIIFVSNHQSMFDISAIIWFLRKAHPKFVSKKELGKGIPSVSFNLKYGGSVLIDRKDPKQALPAIKGLGEYIQKYNRSAVIFPEGTRSRTGVPKSFSENGLKMLVKYAPDAYVVPLTINNSWKLFKYGMFPNGLGAKVSLFVHEPLKVSDYDFKTLFEKTHEAVISKIEY, encoded by the coding sequence GTGGAAAAAATTATATCATATCCTATAAGTGCAATTTTTTATCTTTTACTAGGTCTTTGTTTGGTAATTTTTCAACCAATTCAATGGGTATGCTATAAGTTCTTTGGTTATCAGGTACATAATCAAAGTGTGGTTGTTTTAAATTGGTTTTTATTAAGATGTGTTAATGTGCTTGGAACTACTGTTTCTGCAAAAAATGTAGATCTTATTCCAAACGATAAACCTATAATTTTTGTTTCTAATCATCAGTCGATGTTTGATATTAGTGCAATTATTTGGTTTTTACGAAAAGCACATCCTAAGTTTGTAAGTAAAAAAGAATTAGGAAAAGGAATTCCAAGTGTTTCTTTTAATTTAAAATATGGTGGTTCTGTTCTTATCGATCGTAAAGATCCAAAACAAGCTTTACCTGCAATTAAGGGATTGGGTGAGTATATTCAGAAATATAATCGTTCGGCAGTAATTTTTCCAGAAGGAACTAGATCACGAACGGGAGTTCCGAAATCTTTTTCTGAAAATGGCTTGAAAATGTTAGTGAAATATGCGCCAGATGCTTATGTTGTGCCGCTAACAATTAATAATTCTTGGAAATTGTTTAAATACGGAATGTTTCCGAATGGTTTAGGTGCAAAGGTTTCGTTATTTGTGCATGAACCTTTAAAAGTTTCAGATTACGACTTTAAAACTCTTTTTGAAAAGACTCATGAAGCAGTAATCTCTAAAATTGAATACTAA
- a CDS encoding BrxA/BrxB family bacilliredoxin — protein sequence MYPEEIVKPMREELTLAGFQELYTASDVEQALSKPGTTLVVVNSVCGCAARNARPGARFSLDNEKKPDHIVTVFAGVDKEAVNAAREKMFPFPPSSPCMALFKDGELVHMLERHHIEGHPAEVIAENLKEAYNQNC from the coding sequence ATGTATCCAGAAGAAATAGTAAAACCAATGCGCGAAGAATTAACTTTAGCAGGTTTTCAAGAATTATATACAGCTTCAGATGTTGAACAGGCTTTGTCTAAACCAGGAACAACCTTAGTTGTTGTAAATTCTGTTTGTGGTTGTGCGGCTCGTAATGCACGTCCAGGAGCTCGTTTTAGTTTAGATAACGAAAAAAAACCAGATCATATTGTAACTGTTTTTGCAGGAGTTGATAAAGAAGCTGTAAATGCCGCTCGTGAAAAAATGTTTCCTTTCCCTCCATCATCTCCGTGTATGGCATTGTTTAAAGACGGTGAATTAGTTCATATGTTAGAGCGTCATCATATCGAAGGACATCCTGCGGAAGTAATCGCTGAAAATTTAAAAGAAGCTTACAATCAAAATTGTTAA
- a CDS encoding glycine--tRNA ligase encodes MAKQEDIFKNVVSHAKEYGFIFPSSEIYDGLSAVYDYAQNGVELKKNIREYWWKSMVQMHENIVGIDASIFMHPTTWKASGHVDAFNDPLIDNKDSKKRYRADVLIEDYCEKLWQKAQKEIEKARARFGESFDEEQFVATNGRVVEYLSKKKEILERMAHGLETGDLADVKLLIEELGIADPETGSKNWTDVRQFNLMFGTKLGASADSAMDLYLRPETAQGIFVNFLNVQKTGRMKIPFGIAQTGKAFRNEIVARQFIFRMREFEQMEMQFFVKPGEEMKYYEYWKETRLRWHLSLGLGKENYRFHDHEKLAHYANAAADIEFNFPFGFKELEGIHSRTDFDLKAHEQFSGKKLQFFDNESNSSYVPYVVETSVGLDRMFLAVFSKALEEETLEDGSTRTVLKLPAVLAPTKAAVLPLVKKDGLPDVAREIIEDLKWDFNVAYDEKDAVGRRYRRQDALGTPFCITVDHQTLEDKTVTIRHRDTMEQERVAISDLRNIINEDVSMRKWLMKM; translated from the coding sequence ATGGCAAAACAAGAAGATATTTTTAAGAATGTAGTTTCGCACGCAAAAGAGTATGGATTTATTTTTCCGTCAAGCGAAATTTACGATGGTTTGAGCGCGGTTTACGATTATGCTCAAAATGGAGTAGAATTAAAGAAAAACATCCGTGAATATTGGTGGAAATCAATGGTTCAAATGCATGAAAATATTGTAGGTATTGATGCTTCAATTTTTATGCATCCAACCACTTGGAAAGCATCAGGTCACGTGGATGCTTTTAATGATCCATTAATTGATAATAAAGATTCTAAAAAAAGATATAGAGCGGACGTTTTAATTGAAGATTATTGCGAGAAACTTTGGCAAAAAGCACAAAAAGAAATCGAAAAAGCTCGTGCGCGTTTTGGTGAATCTTTTGATGAAGAACAATTTGTTGCGACAAACGGTAGAGTTGTAGAGTATCTTTCTAAAAAGAAAGAGATTTTAGAACGCATGGCTCATGGTTTAGAAACTGGTGACTTAGCAGATGTTAAGTTGCTGATTGAAGAATTAGGAATTGCTGATCCAGAAACAGGTTCAAAAAATTGGACTGATGTTCGTCAGTTTAATTTAATGTTTGGAACTAAATTAGGTGCTTCTGCTGATTCGGCTATGGATTTATATTTACGTCCAGAAACAGCTCAAGGTATTTTCGTGAATTTTTTAAACGTTCAGAAAACCGGACGAATGAAAATTCCTTTTGGAATCGCTCAAACAGGAAAGGCTTTCCGTAATGAAATTGTTGCACGTCAGTTTATTTTCCGTATGCGTGAATTCGAACAAATGGAAATGCAATTTTTTGTAAAACCAGGAGAAGAAATGAAATATTACGAGTATTGGAAAGAAACTCGTTTAAGATGGCATTTGTCTTTAGGTTTAGGAAAAGAAAATTACCGTTTTCATGATCATGAGAAATTAGCTCATTATGCAAATGCTGCAGCTGATATTGAATTTAACTTCCCATTCGGATTTAAAGAACTAGAAGGGATTCACTCTCGTACAGATTTCGATTTGAAAGCACACGAACAATTCTCAGGAAAAAAATTACAGTTTTTCGACAACGAATCAAATTCGTCTTACGTTCCGTATGTGGTAGAAACGTCTGTTGGATTAGATCGTATGTTTTTGGCAGTTTTCTCTAAAGCTTTAGAAGAAGAAACTTTAGAAGATGGTTCAACAAGAACAGTTTTAAAATTACCTGCAGTTTTAGCTCCAACAAAAGCAGCCGTTTTACCATTAGTTAAAAAAGATGGCTTACCAGATGTAGCTCGAGAAATCATCGAAGATTTAAAATGGGATTTCAATGTGGCTTATGATGAAAAAGATGCGGTTGGTCGTCGTTACCGTCGCCAAGATGCATTAGGAACACCTTTCTGTATTACGGTTGATCATCAAACATTAGAAGATAAAACAGTTACCATTCGTCATAGAGATACCATGGAGCAAGAACGTGTTGCAATTTCTGATTTGAGAAACATCATTAACGAAGATGTTTCTATGAGAAAATGGTTGATGAAAATGTAA
- a CDS encoding ComF family protein: MFQHLFNLIFPKKCLGCNETIINTNHFICIECLHSLDFVVPGNDSNPTLLTRFFGKIPLVSANGLLYYDKKEISHNLIHELKYKNQQNIGVLFAELTYENFKNHLAFRNIDELVSVPLHKKKERERGYNQIDSFGNRLSELTGIPYNKKRLIRNFYTTPQAKKKNLFLRSALKTDLFTVCFDESDHGKHFMILDDVVTTGSTIEILGKELLKIPDCKISTFFIAVTK, translated from the coding sequence ATGTTTCAACATCTATTCAATTTAATTTTTCCGAAAAAATGTCTTGGTTGTAATGAAACAATTATCAATACAAATCATTTTATATGTATTGAATGTTTACATAGTTTAGATTTTGTTGTTCCTGGAAATGATTCTAATCCGACTTTACTTACTCGTTTTTTTGGAAAAATTCCACTAGTTAGCGCCAACGGATTATTATATTATGACAAAAAAGAAATTTCACACAATCTAATACATGAGTTAAAATACAAAAACCAACAGAACATAGGTGTTCTATTTGCGGAATTGACTTATGAAAATTTTAAAAACCATCTTGCTTTCAGAAATATTGACGAGCTAGTTTCAGTTCCACTTCATAAAAAAAAAGAGAGAGAACGAGGTTATAATCAAATTGATTCTTTTGGTAATCGATTATCTGAATTAACTGGAATTCCTTATAATAAAAAAAGATTAATTCGAAATTTTTATACAACTCCACAAGCAAAGAAAAAAAATCTATTTCTACGAAGCGCTTTAAAAACGGATTTATTTACAGTTTGTTTTGACGAATCTGATCATGGTAAACATTTTATGATTCTTGATGATGTTGTGACCACTGGTTCTACAATAGAAATCTTGGGAAAAGAATTACTAAAAATACCCGATTGTAAAATAAGTACATTTTTTATAGCTGTGACGAAATAA